A region of the Roseobacter denitrificans OCh 114 genome:
AACCTGCGACAGATCGAGCTTGCCGTTTTCCAGTGCACGCCGTGTGAACTCTCCAGCCTCTGCCAATCTGGCCACATCTTGATCCGACAACGCATCGAGGACGGTACGCACCACTGCAATGCTGCCGTGAACGTGAAATTCCACCACGTCTTCGCCGGTAAAGCTATGGGGCGCTTTGAACGCAAGCACGAGTGCCTGATCAATGACCGAACCATCTTGCGCCCTGAGCACCCGAACAGCGGATTTACGTGGATCTGGCAGAGACCCGCAGATCGTTTCTGCAACCGCCCAGGCGGCAGGCCCGGACAGGCGAATAACGGAGACACCCGCACGCCCCTGTGCAGATCCTAGTGCAAAGACTGTATCCATCGTTTAAACCATTGTATGAAAACAATAATTTAAGTGTTCATCGAATCGAAGAAGTCTGAATTCGTCTTTGTCTGTTTCAACTTCGAAATCAGGAACTCGATGGCGTCGGTCGTACCCATGGGGTTCAGGATACGACGCAGGACAAAGGTTTTTTGCAGGTCGATCTTGTCAACCAGCAAGTCTTCCTTGCGGGTACCGGATTTCAGAATATCCATGGCCGGGAATACGCGTTTGTCTGCAATCTTGCGATCCAGCACGATCTCAGAATTGCCCGTCCCTTTGAACTCTTCAAAAATGACTTCGTCCATACGGCTGCCCGTGTCAATCAGCGCGGTCGCGATGATCGTCAGCGAACCACCCTCTTCGATGTTGCGAGCCGCACCAAAGAAACGCTTGGGACGTTGCAAGGCATTGGCATCGACACCACCGGTCAGAACCTTACCCGAAGAAGGCACTACCGTGTTGAACGCTCTACCAAGTCTGGTAATCGAATCCAAAAGGATCACAACATCTCGTTTATGTTCCACAAGACGTTTGGCTTTTTCGATGACCATATCAGACACGGCGACATGTCGTGTGGCAGGTTCGTCAAAGGTGGAAGACACGACTTCACCCTTCACGGATCGCTGCATGTCGGTCACTTCTTCCGGGCGCTCGTCAATGAGCAACACGATCAGGTAACACTCCGGGTGGTTCCGCTCGATGGAATTTGCGATGTTTTGCAACAACACGGTCTTACCCGTGCGCGGTGGCGCTACGATCAATGACCGTTGCCCTTTCCCAATTGGTGCTACCAGATCAATGATCCGCGCCGAGCGGTCTTTTGTCGTGGGATCATCGGTTTCCATCGTCAGACGCTCATCCGGGTAGAGCGGCGTCAGGTTTTCAAAGGCCACCTTGTGGCGCGCCTTTTCAGGATCTTCAAAATTGATCTGCGTCACGCCCAGCAGCGCAAAATACCGCTCATTGTCGTCCGGTGCTTTGATCAACCCCTCGATCGTATCTCCTGTTCTCAGGGAATACTTGCGGATCATATCGGGCGAGACATAAATATCATCCGGTCCCGGAAGGTAATTCGCCTCTGGAGAGCGCAGAAAACCAAACCCGTCCTGAAGCACTTCGAGCACGCCATCGCCCGACACTTCCCAACCTTCATCCGCGCGTTCACGCAGAATCTGGAACATCATTTCGCCTTTACGCATGGTCGAGGCGTTCTCGATCTCCAGATCTTCTGCCATCGACAGCAAATCCTTGGGACTCTTCCGCTTGAGATCTGCCAGATTCAACGTTTCCGTCACCGTTTCGGTATCAGTGTCTTGGGATGTCATGAGAAACTCGCCTAAACCAGATGCGATACATCAGTTTTGTTATCAGTCAATTCTGTGGGTCTGCGCCAGTCCCGGACGGGACGGTTCTGATCACATAAGCCGCCGAAAGATCGGAGTCAATCAAATCAGAACTTCACCACGACCGAGATGACAATGATCACCATTAAAATTGTCGGAACTTCATTCATCATCCGGTACTGTTTGCCCGTCAGCTGGTTTTCACCGGCGGCAAAGACCTTGCGCTTCTTCGCAAGCCACATGTGAAACGCCGTCATCCCAAACACGCCGAGGAATTTCAACCAGGGCCAGATAGAAGACCAATCTACAATTCCGGGGGTCAGAACGAGACAAATCCCAAAAACCCATGTTGCGATCATCGCAGGGTTCATGATCACTCTGAGCAGTTTCAGCTCCATCGTTTGAAACAGGACATGCGTGTCGCCCGACTGTCCCACCTGTTCCGTGTGATAGACATAGAGCCGTGGCAGATAAAACAGACCCGCCATCCACGCAATCACCGACATGATATGAAACGATTTGATCCAAGGATAGCCAATGGCCAAAAGATCAGACATCACATGTTCCCCTTTCGATGCTTCCTTATAAATAAATAAGTAAAGATAGAAAGATGATGATTATGTAGGGTTGTCAGGTTCTGTGGATTATCACTTTGTTCCTTGTATTATCCACATCGCACAAGTTTTCACGTACGCTGTTATCAAGTTGTCTGTAAGATGAAAAACCATTATTTATTAGATAGTTATAAGTGTCTTATCTCAGCTGGTCGGGGATAATCCTGTGGATCAATCAGCCGAACAGATTTATACCGGCATAGACCTTATCCTTTTGCCCGGATGGACTGTTTCGCTGAGCGGGCATGAAACGATTGTGTTGTGAACCACCTTGAACCGCACCCGTGTTTTCCGCAGAAGTGTCCCTTAACCAATCCTTAACCTTGCCCCCAGGCTTATACACATGCCCCAACCGCTCATCCTCGCGTCGACCTCTGAAATCCGCGCGAAAATGCTCAGCAATGCAGGTGTGCCGCATACCACATCAGGCGCACGTATTGATGAAGAAATGGTAAAGGAAGCCCTGCTGGCAGAGCAGGCCTCCCCCAGAGACATCGCCGATACGCTCGCTGAAATGAAGGCGCGCAAGATCAGTGACAAAACCCCCGGCGCGATTGTTCTGGGCTGCGACCAGGTGTTGGATCACCGTGGGGTTCTACTCTCAAAACCTGTCGATTCGCATGACGCGCTGACCCAATTGCAAGCCCTGCGCAATGATCGCCACACGCTGTTGTCCGCTGCTGTCATCTGTGAAGATGGTAAACCAGTCTGGCGCCATGTCGGTGTTGTCAGATTGCGGATGCATGATGTTTCCGATGCCTATTTGCAGGACTATGTGGCACGCAACTGGGACTCTATTCGGCATGCTGTAGGTGCCTATAAACTGGAAGAGGAAGGTGTGCGGTTGTTTTCACGTATCGACGGCGATTATTTCACGGTACTGGGGTTGCCGCTGCTTGAACTGCTGTCTTACCTTGCCTTACGCGGAGACTTACCAAGATGAGCATGACAAAAATTCCGCTCGCGGGTGTCATGGGTGCGCCCATTGCGCACTCAAAGTCGCCGCAGCTTCACCGGCATTGGTTGGAAACCTATGGCATAAGCGGTTTCTACGTTCCGATGGAGGTGAAAGCGGCGGACGTTGAACATGTCTTGCGCACTTTGCCCAAAATGGGCTTTGTCGGATTGAATGTAACACTGCCGCATAAGGAAGCGGTGTTGAAACTCGCTGATCAAATCACAGACCGCGCCAGACTGATCGGTGCTGCGAACACGTTGACCTTTGGCAAGGACGGCGAAATCCATGCGGACAACACAGACGGCTACGGGTTTCTCGAAAATCTCAGATCAGGCGCAACTGATTGGACGCCCTCACAAGGCCCCGCGGTGGTGTTGGGTGCCGGTGGTGCCGCGCGTGCAGTGATCGTCGCCCTGCTGGATGCCGGTGTGCCGGAAATCATCCTGACCAACAGGACCCGCGCCCGATCAGATCAGTTGCAGTCGGATTTTGGCAATCGCGTGCGGGTGATGGACTGGACGCAGATCTCGGGCGTGCTTCACGAGGCGCAGCTTCTGGTCAACACAACGTCTTTGGGCATGGTCGGTAAACCGGAAATGGAAGCGTCGCTGGACGGGTTGCAGGCGCATACCACAGTCACCGACCTTGTGTATAACCCATTGAAAACACGTCTGCTTGAGGTAGCAGAGGAAAAAGGTTGCGTGACTGTCGACGGGCTGGGGATGCTGTTACATCAAGGCGTTCCGGGATTTGAGCGCTGGTTTGGTCGGCGACCGGATGTCACAGATGCCACGCGCGCAGCGGTGCTCGGGTGACGTTCAAACTCGGTCTCACAGGCTCCATCGGCATGGGTAAATCCACCACGGCACAGCTTTTTGTGGAACTTGGCTGCGCGCTTTGGGATGCGGATGCGGCTGTTCATCGGCTTTATGTCGAGGGCGGTGCAGCGGTTGCGCCCATCGGGGCGATTTATCCCACCGTGATTCATAAAAACAGCGTCTCACGGGATGCTCTGCGCGACTTGATTCAGAATGATCCCTCGGTCTTGCGCCGGATAGAAAAGATCGTACATCCGCTGGTCGGCGCGGACAGAACCGAGTTTCTGGACCAAACAAAAAGCGACATCACCGTGCTGGATATCCCGCTCCTGTTTGAAACCGGGGCGGACAGCGACATGGACGCCGTGGCCTGTGTCCGCACAACTGCAGAGGAACAGGAGAGACGCGTTCTGGCGCGCGGCAAGATGACAGCAAAGCAATTTCAACAGATCAGGCACAAACAGATGCCGAATGCGGAAAAATGTGCGCGGGCTGATTTCGTGATCGAAACGGATACGCTTGAACATGCACGTGCGCAGGTTCAGACTATTACGGAGCAGATACGGAGGGCGATTGCAGATGCGTGAAATTGTGTTGGACACGGAAACGACTGGTTTCGACCCTGAATCAGGCGACCGGATTGTCGAGATTGGCGCGGTGGAATTGATGGGCCATGTTGCGACGGGCAGAACCTATCACCAGTATATCAACCCCGAACGATCCATGCCGGAGGAAGCGTTTCAGGTGCACGGGCTGGGCGATGATTTTCTGCGCGACAAACCCAAATTTGCCGAGGTCGGACAGGCCTTTCTTGATTTTATCGGGGATGCCAAACTTGTTATCCATAATGCGGCTTTTGATATCAAGTTTCTCAATGCTGAATTGGGTTGGATAAACCTGCCGAAAATACCCTGGGAACAGGCGATTGATACGCTGGATATCGCGCGTAAACGTTTTCCGGGCTCGCCTGCCTCGCTGGACGCTTTATGCCGCCGCTTTGGCATTGATAATACGTCGCGGACGCTGCACGGTGCTTTGCTCGACAGTGAAATTCTGGCTGAGGTCTATCTTGAACTTATCGGGGGGCGACAGCCTGATTTCGGCCTGTCCAACATTCCGCAAAAATCCGCAGGTGATACATCTGTGGACTGGACGCCCCGACCGCGTCCCACGCCGCTACCTTCGCGAATAACCGAGGAAGAAGCCGCCGCCCATGCAGACTTTGTTGCGAAATTGGGCGACGACGCTGTTTGGTTGAAAACCTGAGATCAGGCGTCCATCTTGGGCGCTTCGCTTGATTGGCGGCGCGCCAGCTCATTGCGATAGAGCGACAGGAAGTCGATGTTTTCGAGGTTGAGCGGCGGAAAGCCACCGTCGCGCGTGATGTCGCTGACAATGCGACGCAGGAACGGGAAAATCATCCGCGGGCATTCGATCAGCAGGAAGGGGTGCAACTGCTCGTCCGGCACGTTGTCCACGTGGAAAATGCCGACATAGTCGAGTTCAAGAACAAACAGCGTTGCATCGCCATCCTTGACCTTGGATGTCACGTTCAGCTTGATCGCGGATTCGTACTGGTTATCTGCGGTGCGTTTCTTTGCATCCAGATTGACCTGCACCTGCACGTCAGGCTGGGCGTCCGACGGCGCTCCTTTTTGTGCCATGATGTTTTCAAACGACATATCGCGAATGAACTGACCAAGAACCCGCATCTGCGGGGCCTGTTGTTGTCCGTTCGCTTCTGTTTTTGCTTCTTCTTCTTCAGCCATTGCGCGCTCCTAAAATAAATTCTGGGGAGGCTTATCAGCTTGGCTTGTGGTTCTCAATGGTCGGTCCAACCTGAAGGGCGTTTGTTTTGGTCTGCTTCCGTCTTTACCTCGGTGTAATCGCCGTCAATTACATCATCCGGCTGACCGTGTCCCGGACGCCGGGGTCTGTGTGTATGGTTTGCGGCTTCAAAACTCGCAATGCTGACCCGGGCCTTGATCGCGCGAAACGCACTGGCGCGTACCGCAGGGATTAACAATAAAAATCCAATTGTATCTGTAAAAAATCCAGGCGTCAGCAACAACGCGCCGGAAAACAGAATCATCGCACCATGTGCCAAAGGCTCCGTCGGGTCCTGCATCTGGTTAAATGAGGATTTCACCTGCCCAAGCGCCAAAGCCCCTTGATTCCTGACCAGAAACGTCCCGAGCACCGCCGTGACGACCACTGTGGCCAATGTCCAGCCGAGGCCGATCGCGCCGCCGATCTGGATAAACAGCGCGATTTCCAGCAATGGTATCGCAAGGAACGCGATAAACAGCCACATTTTGGTACTCCCTTTCGTACTGCGGACAGTGGACTTGGACCACTCCTGCACCTACATAAGGCCTCTAGCACATTGTTTCCATCTTCGTCTGACACGAGGTCGTTATGAATTCTTCGCCTTTGATACAGCTTCTGGTTCTGGCCGGCATCGCTGTCTTTTTGATTTTCCGCCTGAAAAACGTGCTGGGAACCCGGGATGGATTCGAGCCGGGGCCCGCGCAGGCACCGACATCCGACCGCTCGCCGACCCGTGATTTCGAGGTGATCGAGGGCGGGCCGGATCTGGATATCACCGATCATGTCGACGAACACAGCGATGCCGCCGAAGCGCTGGCGAACATGAAGCGGCTGGAGCCGGGGTTCAATGTAACCGAATTCCTGGGCGGCGCACGCGGTGCGTACGAGATGATCGTGATGGGCTATGAAAACGGGGAACTGGCGGACATTCAACCTTTCCTCGCCGAGGATATTTACGAATCCTTCGTTGATGGCGTCGCTGCGCGCGAAGATCAGGGGCTGACCATTGAGGCGAATTTTATCGGTGTGCGTGAACTGAAGCTTATTGATGCGACCCTCGACCCTGACACAAACGAGGCTGAATTGACGATCCGTTTCACGGCTGAGCTGACCTCGGCTGTGCGCAACAGCGAAGGCGAAATCATCGAGGGCAGCCTCACAGACGTGAAACGCCAGAAGGACACATGGAGCTTTGCGCGCCCGATGGGGTCGGACGATCCTAATTGGATTCTTGTGTCAACAGACGGGTGAGGCGGCGCAGCCTTGCTGCGCGGATCAGTGCCGGACCCTGCTCATGGCGGGTCCGGTTTTGCGTTCAAAAGGTCAAAACCTGATGTTTGTTCTGCTGCCAACTCAACATGCATATGAGATGGCGCGAGGTCCTGCACAGTGACCCGGCGGCGCCTCAAACCTGATGAGGTCGAACTTTGGCAGAAAGTGACCGAGAATACGCAAGCGCTGCGCCAGACACAAACCTTTGACCCCGAAGCCTATGCGCCCCAGCATGTAAAACGCGATGTCCATCTGCCGGTCGAGATCAAGCTGGATGGGAAAACACCGCCAAAACCGGCCGCACGCAAGATCGAATACGACCTTGCGCCGTCCCTGCCGGATCGCCTGAACAAGGCACCGGTTCAGATGGATCGAAAGACCTTTGCCAAGATGAACCGGGGTAAATTGAAACCCGAAGGCCGCATCGATCTGCATGGGATGACGCTGGATCGTGCACATACGGCCTTGTCACGATTTATCCTGTCGTCTCACGGCGCGGGCAAGCGGTTGGTTCTGGTCATCACCGGCAAGGGTAAGAATCGCGACGAAGGGGGCCCGATCCCTGTGCGCCACGGTGTGCTACGCCATCAGGCCCCGCAATGGTTGGCGACGCCGCCGCTGTCGTCCGTGGTCATGCAGGTCAGTCAGGCGCATGTCAGCCACGGTGGTGGAGGGGCATATTACGTTTATCTGCGACGCGGGCGTTAACCGGGCAAATCGCGCTGGTACCGCAAGATTCCAAGACCGGCGAGGAGTGCGCCCGCGACATAAAACACGGCAATCGGGATCATCTGCTCGGGGAAATCCACACCCCAGTCAATGAAAGCCCCGGTGACACCCGGACCGATCGCTGAGCCAAAGACCATCAGCGCGGCACCAGCGGCCTTGATCGCGCCGAGGTGTTTCGTGCCATAAAACACGGCCCAGAATGCAGTTGTCGCCGTGCCCTGCATGCCCTGCCCCATGCCGAAAATCACCAGACCCACGCCGGCCATCCAGATCGTATCGGCAAAGGCCAGCACCGCGAAAGACAGCGCAAAGGGCAGCATCTGGAACGGCACCACCCATTTGACGCCGAAGCGATCCACTGCCCAGCCGGTGACGAAGGTAAAGGCAATGGTGGAAACCGTGTAGATCGGCATCAGGGCGACGAAGGACACAAGGCTCCACCCTTTGACCTCTGTCAGGTGGACTTGCTGGAAAAACAGCGCCGTGCCCCAGGCGGCGGGACCAAGAATGAGGGGGATCATCATGTAAAACAGCGGATGGCGCAGCAATTCGCCCCGCGTCCAATGCTTGCCCTGCATTCCGAGGCTTTGCGCCGTTTCGGCCATGGATTGCGGCGTGCGTTCCTGCCGCAGCAGCAGTTGCATTACCGGGATCAGGACAATGATGCAGACCGCAGCGAGCATCCAGAGGTTGCGCCAGTCAAACTGAAGCAACAAGGCCACGAAAATGATCGGTAAAACCGCCTGACCCACAGCGAACCCCATGGATGCCAGCGAAATCGCCCGCCCGCGCGCGGCCACGAACCAGCGCGACATGGCAACAGCGCCGAGTTGTGACATCATGCCCTGCCCCATCAACCGCAGGGCATAAACGACAATGACCAGCAAAAACCCGCTCGGCACAAAGGCCATCGCCATGCAGGCCAGAGCGAGCAAGACCATCACTCCAAAGGACAGGTGCCGCACGCGGAAACGATCGGTCAAGGCCCCGGCCCAGATAATGGTGATGGCAGAAAGCGTGGTGCCGACGGTATAGATCGCCCCCCAATCCCCGTCCGTCAGGGAAAAGCTGTCCTTGATCTCACCCGCAAAGAGCGAAATGAAATAGGTCTGCCCGAAGGAGGAGGTAAAGCACAGCAAGAACCCCGCCAGCAGGAACAGCCTGTTTTCAATGACAAAGCGAATATACCCCATGCGAGTGGTGTCGCAGGCAGGCGCGTCTTTGAAAAGCGCTAAAGGACGTAGCGGCTCACATCGGTCGATTTTGCCAGCGCGCCGAGGTTCTCATCCACAAAGGCGGCATCCACGATGATCTCTTCACCCGCACGGTCCGGCGCGGAAAACGACAGCTCTTCGAACACACGCTCCATCACCGTATAGAGTCTGCGCGCCCCGATGTTTTCGACGGATTGATTCACCTCAGCGGCGATCTTTGCCAGCGCCGCGATGCCGTCTTCGGTGAAGGACACGGTAACTTCCTCGGTGCCCATAAGGGCGGTGTATTGCAGCGTCAGCGCATTGTCGGTTTCCGTCAGGATGCGCACAAAATCCTCTTCGGTCAGGGCGCGCAGCTCCACCCGGATGGGCAGGCGGCCCTGAAGCTCCGGCAAAAGATCAGAGGGTTTCGCGATGTGGAACGCGCCGGAAGCAATAAACAGGATGTGGTCGGTCTTGATCGGCCCGTGTTTCGTGCTGACGGTGGTGCCTTCGATCAACGGCAACAGATCGCGCTGCACGCCCTCGCGGCTCACATCGCCGCCGCGTGTATCGGATTTTGCGCAAACCTTGTCGATTTCATCGAGAAACACGATGCCATTCTGTTCCACCGCCTCGATGGCGGCACGGTTTACCGTTTCATCATCCAGCAGTTTGTCCGCCTCTTCACCGATTAGAATGTCGTAGCTTTGGGAAACGGTCATCTTCTTGCGGGTCGTTCGTCCTCCGAGCGCTTTGCCAAAGATGTCACCAAGGTTCATCATCCCCATGTTTCCGCCGGGTTGGCCGGGAATGTCCATCATTGGAAAAGGGCTGGAGGTATCAGCGACATCAAGTTCAATGACGGTATCATCCAGATCGCCGGCTTTCAGTTTCTTACGGAACATCTCGCGGGTGCTTTCGCGGGCATCTTCGCCGGCAATGGCGGTAATCACCCGTTCTTCGGCCGCCTGATGCGCGTTGGCCTTCACGTCATCGCGCATGTGATCGCGCGTCATGCTGATCGCGTTATCCACCAGGTCACGGATGATCTGTTCAACGTCACGCCCGACATAGCCGACTTCGGTGAATTTGGTGGCTTCAACCTTCAGAAAGGGCGCGCGGGCCAGTTTCGCCAACCGTCGGCTGATTTCTGTTTTACCAACACCGGTCGGTCCGATCATGAGGATGTTTTTCGGATAAACCTCGTCCCGCAGGTCATCCGCCAGTTGCTTGCGCCGCCAGCGGTTGCGCAGGGCCACGGCAACAGCACGCTTGGCGTCATTCTGCCCGATGATAAAGCGGTCGAGTTCGGAAACGATTTCGCGGGGGGTAAGATCAGTCAAAAGTATATTCCAAGATGGTTGTTACAGGCCATGTAAGGATCAAGCGCGAAAACGGCAACCTTGTATGATCCATTTACACAGGTGGCCACCGTCATCCGCCCGCCGGTGGCAGCCGGTGGCGTGGGATGAAACCCGGCATGCGCTTCATGAGGAAGGCGCGAATACGCTCCCATCTGGCGCCGAGGAACACCAGAAAAACGCCAAGGCTGAACACGGTAAAGACCGCCTGCCGGCCGTCAAACACCGTGTTGCTGAGGATCACGATATACCCAATGGCAGCGATCAGAAACGATCGCCGGTCGATGATAATCGCGATCAGCGCGATGAGGGTCAGAACGAGGAGCAGCATCAGGTTGCTGCCGCCCGCGGTTTCGGTCAGAAGGCTCAGTGCGATTGTGTTGACCAAGGCGGGTGCGGCCACGACATGAAGCCAAAACCCGTTTGCAGACCGGCGCGTGACCCGATGTGGGTCGGACATGTCAAAGACCATGGCGATGACAAACACGATGAGGCCGAGGCCCAGCGTGATGAATGCAAAGGGCCCCCCAGCGGAGAGCAGGAACATGGAGCGCAGATCTTCGGGTGCGCCCGCACTGTTTCCGGCGATCAAAACAGAGACTAAAAAGGCGCAAAGTGCGATCACCGCCAGCGCAAAGGGGACGCGAAACCGGAACCAGAAGAGCAAGAGCGCCAGTGTGGAAAGCGCCAGTGGCAAGGGCAAGCTGCTGTAGTCTTCTTGCGCCAGCATGAACAATTCGCCGAAACCACTGATGAACCCGTAAAGCGCATTGCCGCCAAACATCAACGATAGTGCAATGGCAGGCGCCACCATGCGTCTGCGCCGGATGAAATATTCCGACAACAGCCAGATGACGACTGCGCCCAAGACACTTGTCACAATCATGTAGGTCTGAACGGAGGATATGTATTCCAGCGCCCCGAAACTGACGATGCCGATCCAGCCAAGCGCCAGAATGCCGAGGCCAATGACGATGAAAACCTCGTTGAACCCGCGAAAAAGCTCAAATGGCTCGTCGCCGGGGTCGAGGTTTTCGCGCGCACCACGTCTGCTGTCGGCCAGCGAGGTGAGCGATGCGGCCTGCGCCTCAGACAGGATACCCGCCCCGACGGCTGCACGGATATCGTCCTTGCCAATCATGCGCTGATTGTTTCGACCGTCAGGTTCCCGTTGGTATAAACGCAAATATCGGCGGCAATCGCCATGGCGTCGCGCGCCACTTCTTCGGCAGAACGGGGGCTGTCCATCATGCCGCGCGCGGCCGCGAGCGCATAGTTGCCGCCCGACCCAATGGCTGTCACATCGTGTTCGGGTTCCAGCACATCACCCGCCCCTGTGATGACAAAGATGTCTTTGCCATCCGACACGATCAACATCGCCTCAAGTTTTTGGAGGTATTTGTCGGTGCGCCAGTCCTTGGCCAGTTCCACACTGGCACGGGCCAATTGCCCGGGTGTCGCTTCGAGCTTGGCTTCCAGCCGTTCCAGCAAGGTAAAGGCGTCGGCGGTAGAGCCTGCAAACCCCGCGACAACGTCGAAGCCGCCGGGCGAGAGTCTGCGCACCTTGCGCGCGGTGCCTTTTATCACGGTTTGTCCTAGGGAGACCTGCCCGTCACCGGCAATGACGACCTCGCCACCCTTTTTTACACCGATGATCGTTGTCCCGTGCCAACCGGGAAATTCGTCTCGCGCCATCTTGGTCTCCTGCGTGGTCTTGCGATGTTATATGGCGCGCAGGTTTGAAATGCACAAGGGCAACAAAAAAGGCGCCCGAGACGGACGCCTGTTTCGGGTTTTTCGCTGCGGATCAGATGTTGTCTTCGATCCAGCCTTGCAGCGCGGCTTTGGGTTTTGCGCCCGCCATATTGGAAACGACCTGCCCGTCCTTGAAGATGAACAGTGCTGGAATACCACGCACGCCCATCTGTGCCGGGGAATTCGGGTTCTCGTCCACGTTCACTTTGACGATCTTCACCTTGCCGTCCATTTCGGCGGACAGCTCTTCCAGCGATGGGCCGATCTGTTTGCAGGGGCCACACCATTCAGCCCAGAAATCGACTACAACGGGGATGTCGGAATTTTTCACTTCGGCGTCGAACGTATCGTCCGTAACAGCAAGGGTGGCCATCGTCTTCTCCTCGACAGGCTGGGTTTGAGCGCTGAACCTAAGAAGGCGTAGCGCCGTCGTCAAGATATAGAGTGTTTTGTAACGCCTGCGTCACGATATCGTGCGGTAAATGCATCAATGTGCAATTGCGAGTCCACAGGATCGCCGTTTCGATCTTTCGATCCGGGTAAACCTGTTTCAACGCGTGGGTATAGGCGCCCATCTGCCGTAAAATCCCCTCGGGGCATGTGGCGGGTTGGGAGGGTACGGTCTGGTTTGTCTTGAAATCCACCGCCAGAACGGCCGTGTCAGAGACGACCAGCCGATCAATGATACCGTGCAGCCGCGCGCTGCCAAACTCGGCGGTCACCGCGACTTCGGCGAGGCTGTCCGGGGTGAAGAGATGCGCAAGGTTCGGGTCTTGCAACACGGTTTTGGCCTCACTGGCGGCGCGCAGCAGGTCCGGATCACCGTTGTCTGACAGA
Encoded here:
- the rho gene encoding transcription termination factor Rho, producing MTSQDTDTETVTETLNLADLKRKSPKDLLSMAEDLEIENASTMRKGEMMFQILRERADEGWEVSGDGVLEVLQDGFGFLRSPEANYLPGPDDIYVSPDMIRKYSLRTGDTIEGLIKAPDDNERYFALLGVTQINFEDPEKARHKVAFENLTPLYPDERLTMETDDPTTKDRSARIIDLVAPIGKGQRSLIVAPPRTGKTVLLQNIANSIERNHPECYLIVLLIDERPEEVTDMQRSVKGEVVSSTFDEPATRHVAVSDMVIEKAKRLVEHKRDVVILLDSITRLGRAFNTVVPSSGKVLTGGVDANALQRPKRFFGAARNIEEGGSLTIIATALIDTGSRMDEVIFEEFKGTGNSEIVLDRKIADKRVFPAMDILKSGTRKEDLLVDKIDLQKTFVLRRILNPMGTTDAIEFLISKLKQTKTNSDFFDSMNT
- the hemJ gene encoding protoporphyrinogen oxidase HemJ: MSDLLAIGYPWIKSFHIMSVIAWMAGLFYLPRLYVYHTEQVGQSGDTHVLFQTMELKLLRVIMNPAMIATWVFGICLVLTPGIVDWSSIWPWLKFLGVFGMTAFHMWLAKKRKVFAAGENQLTGKQYRMMNEVPTILMVIIVISVVVKF
- a CDS encoding Maf family protein, whose translation is MPQPLILASTSEIRAKMLSNAGVPHTTSGARIDEEMVKEALLAEQASPRDIADTLAEMKARKISDKTPGAIVLGCDQVLDHRGVLLSKPVDSHDALTQLQALRNDRHTLLSAAVICEDGKPVWRHVGVVRLRMHDVSDAYLQDYVARNWDSIRHAVGAYKLEEEGVRLFSRIDGDYFTVLGLPLLELLSYLALRGDLPR
- a CDS encoding shikimate dehydrogenase, producing MSMTKIPLAGVMGAPIAHSKSPQLHRHWLETYGISGFYVPMEVKAADVEHVLRTLPKMGFVGLNVTLPHKEAVLKLADQITDRARLIGAANTLTFGKDGEIHADNTDGYGFLENLRSGATDWTPSQGPAVVLGAGGAARAVIVALLDAGVPEIILTNRTRARSDQLQSDFGNRVRVMDWTQISGVLHEAQLLVNTTSLGMVGKPEMEASLDGLQAHTTVTDLVYNPLKTRLLEVAEEKGCVTVDGLGMLLHQGVPGFERWFGRRPDVTDATRAAVLG
- the coaE gene encoding dephospho-CoA kinase (Dephospho-CoA kinase (CoaE) performs the final step in coenzyme A biosynthesis.) produces the protein MTFKLGLTGSIGMGKSTTAQLFVELGCALWDADAAVHRLYVEGGAAVAPIGAIYPTVIHKNSVSRDALRDLIQNDPSVLRRIEKIVHPLVGADRTEFLDQTKSDITVLDIPLLFETGADSDMDAVACVRTTAEEQERRVLARGKMTAKQFQQIRHKQMPNAEKCARADFVIETDTLEHARAQVQTITEQIRRAIADA
- the dnaQ gene encoding DNA polymerase III subunit epsilon, which encodes MREIVLDTETTGFDPESGDRIVEIGAVELMGHVATGRTYHQYINPERSMPEEAFQVHGLGDDFLRDKPKFAEVGQAFLDFIGDAKLVIHNAAFDIKFLNAELGWINLPKIPWEQAIDTLDIARKRFPGSPASLDALCRRFGIDNTSRTLHGALLDSEILAEVYLELIGGRQPDFGLSNIPQKSAGDTSVDWTPRPRPTPLPSRITEEEAAAHADFVAKLGDDAVWLKT
- the secB gene encoding protein-export chaperone SecB → MAEEEEAKTEANGQQQAPQMRVLGQFIRDMSFENIMAQKGAPSDAQPDVQVQVNLDAKKRTADNQYESAIKLNVTSKVKDGDATLFVLELDYVGIFHVDNVPDEQLHPFLLIECPRMIFPFLRRIVSDITRDGGFPPLNLENIDFLSLYRNELARRQSSEAPKMDA
- a CDS encoding FxsA family protein; its protein translation is MWLFIAFLAIPLLEIALFIQIGGAIGLGWTLATVVVTAVLGTFLVRNQGALALGQVKSSFNQMQDPTEPLAHGAMILFSGALLLTPGFFTDTIGFLLLIPAVRASAFRAIKARVSIASFEAANHTHRPRRPGHGQPDDVIDGDYTEVKTEADQNKRPSGWTDH
- a CDS encoding Tim44/TimA family putative adaptor protein, yielding MNSSPLIQLLVLAGIAVFLIFRLKNVLGTRDGFEPGPAQAPTSDRSPTRDFEVIEGGPDLDITDHVDEHSDAAEALANMKRLEPGFNVTEFLGGARGAYEMIVMGYENGELADIQPFLAEDIYESFVDGVAAREDQGLTIEANFIGVRELKLIDATLDPDTNEAELTIRFTAELTSAVRNSEGEIIEGSLTDVKRQKDTWSFARPMGSDDPNWILVSTDG
- a CDS encoding Smr/MutS family protein, with translation MTRRRLKPDEVELWQKVTENTQALRQTQTFDPEAYAPQHVKRDVHLPVEIKLDGKTPPKPAARKIEYDLAPSLPDRLNKAPVQMDRKTFAKMNRGKLKPEGRIDLHGMTLDRAHTALSRFILSSHGAGKRLVLVITGKGKNRDEGGPIPVRHGVLRHQAPQWLATPPLSSVVMQVSQAHVSHGGGGAYYVYLRRGR